From one Nitrosococcus halophilus Nc 4 genomic stretch:
- a CDS encoding type 1 glutamine amidotransferase — translation MKIHYLQHVPFETPANIEKWAKTNGHPLSATQFYRGDPLPEIGSIDWLVVMGGPMNIDEEDKYPWLLQEKKFIEQAIKAEKVVIGICLGAQLIAAVLGAKVFQNQYKEIGWFPIQFTEEARASSLFNFLPQKLKVFHWHGDTFDLPPDATRLAQSEACANQAFIYNKKVLALQFHLEVRPENVRQIIAHCEHELTGGQYIQKSEEMLSQEENFKKINEAMDGILNRLPG, via the coding sequence ATGAAAATCCATTATCTTCAACACGTGCCCTTCGAGACTCCTGCCAATATTGAAAAATGGGCAAAAACCAATGGCCATCCACTCTCGGCCACTCAGTTTTATCGTGGCGACCCGCTGCCTGAAATAGGATCGATTGATTGGCTAGTGGTCATGGGTGGCCCCATGAACATTGACGAGGAAGACAAATATCCTTGGCTGCTACAAGAAAAAAAATTCATCGAACAAGCCATCAAAGCAGAAAAAGTTGTGATTGGGATTTGTTTAGGTGCCCAATTGATTGCGGCGGTGCTAGGGGCGAAAGTATTTCAAAACCAATATAAAGAGATTGGATGGTTTCCTATCCAGTTCACAGAGGAAGCTAGGGCTTCGTCTCTATTTAATTTCTTGCCTCAAAAACTCAAGGTGTTCCACTGGCATGGGGATACCTTTGATTTACCGCCTGACGCCACTCGATTGGCCCAAAGCGAAGCATGTGCTAATCAAGCCTTCATTTATAATAAGAAAGTACTGGCTTTGCAATTTCACCTTGAAGTCAGGCCGGAAAACGTGCGGCAAATCATTGCTCACTGTGAACATGAACTTACTGGGGGTCAATATATCCAGAAATCGGAAGAGATGTTATCCCAGGAAGAAAACTTCAAAAAAATTAATGAGGCTATGGACGGTATTTTAAACAGGCTTCCAGGTTAG